From Syngnathoides biaculeatus isolate LvHL_M chromosome 19, ASM1980259v1, whole genome shotgun sequence, a single genomic window includes:
- the LOC133492616 gene encoding uncharacterized abhydrolase domain-containing protein DDB_G0269086-like, which produces MKTLLGEEEAAAWRLKMKTLEVARETLELEKEKLALERERVAVEKKRMEVEREKMALESAEQERAEPRTLASENAAEERRRLEERKEKEKMAAGAEKGPTDREPESREGETAEDGEEELALRLSHDEAEAERPDAGLALGEKSRRPVRREKKK; this is translated from the coding sequence ATGAAAACGCTCCTCggcgaggaggaggcggcggcctGGCGGCTGAAGATGAAGACGCTGGAGGTGGCCCGGGAAACGCTCGAGCTGGAGAAGGAGAAGTTGGCGCTGGAAAGGGAGAGGGTGGCGGTGGAGAAGAAGAGGATGGAAGTGGAGAGGGAAAAGATGGCCTTGGAAAGCGCGGAGCAAGAGAGGGCGGAGCCGCGGACGCTCGCTTCCGAGAACGCGGCGGAAGAGCGGCGACGGCTcgaggaaaggaaggaaaaggagaagatggCCGCGGGGGCGGAAAAAGGGCCGACGGACCGAGAACCGGAAAGCCGAGAGGGGGAGACGGCGGAGGACGGGGAGGAGGAGCTCGCCCTGCGTCTTTCCCACGACGAGGCCGAAGCGGAACGTCCCGACGCCGGTCTGGCTCTGGGCGAGAAAAGTCGACGTCCCGTCaggagggagaagaagaagtag
- the riok3 gene encoding serine/threonine-protein kinase RIO3 isoform X2, producing MDQSGVAAHTPKSPWGATTGTTAATCSLADVMSEQLARQLQEDDGNASSPSSDDAADTTSDLMLAQMLQMQFDREFDDQLRREEKKFNGDSKVSISFENFRMVHPYEDSDSSEDEVDWQDTRDDPYRAAKPQTAPRRGFAGKGKNITTKHDAVACGRKNTARMDNFAPEVQVGDGLGMDLKLSNQVFNALKQHCASEQRRSARLHEKKEHSTAEQAVDPRTRLLMYKMVNAGVLDSINGCISTGKESAVFHANGGSLDERPVPDEVVLKVFKTTLNEFRNRDRYIKDDYRFVDRFTKLNPRKIIHLWAEKEMHNLSRMKAAAIPCPDVVLLRKHILVMSFVGRDHVPAPKLKDVVLSRDDMKEAFQQVLHMMQTLYTECRLVHADLSEYNMLWHQQKVWLIDVSQSVEPTHPHALEFLFRDCRNVSTFFQKRGVSEALSVFELFNAVSGLDIPVGAGNEAEFVAQIVALEKRNEDHVQRRGKKAFALEAEDPPLEADADD from the exons atggACCAAAGTGGAGTCGCTGCTCACACGCCCAAG AGCCCGTGGGGCGCCACGACGGGGACGACGGCGGCGACGTGCTCCCTGGCGGATGTGATGAGCGAGCAGCTGGCCAGGCAGCTGCAAGAAGACGACGGCAACGCTTCCAGCCCCAGCAG CGACGACGCGGCGGACACGACTAGCGACTTGATGCTGGCGCAGATGCTTCAGATGCAGTTTGACCGAGAGTTCGACGATCAGCTGCGTCGAGAGGAGAAGAAGTTCAACGGAGACAGTAAAG TGTCCATCTCCTTCGAGAACTTCCGCATGGTTCATCCTTACGAGGACAGCGACAGCTCCGAGGACGAGGTGGACTGGCAGGACACCAGAGACGACCCCTACAGGGCAG ccaagCCCCAGACTGCCCCCAGAAGAGGTTTCGCCGGGAAAGGCAAAAATATCACCACCAAGCACGACGCCGTCGCCTGTGGCAGGAAGAACACGGCGCGCATGGACAAC TTCGCCCCCGAGGTGCAGGTCGGCGACGGTCTGGGCATGGACCTCAAGCTGTCCAATCAGGTCTTCAACGCTCTCAAGCAGCACTGCGCCAGCGAGCAGCGGCGAAGCGCCCGGCTGCACGAAAAGAAGGAGCACTCCACCGCC GAGCAAGCGGTGGACCCCCGCACTCGTCTTCTGATGTACAAGATGGTCAACGCCGGCGTGCTGGACAGCATCAACGGCTGCATCAGCACCGGAAAGGAGTCGGCGGTCTTCCACGCCAACGGGGGAAG CCTGGACGAGCGGCCCGTCCCGGACGAGGTGGTCCTCAAGGTGTTCAAGACCACCCTCAACGAGTTCAGGAACCGGGACCGCTACATCAAGGACGACTACCGCTTCGTCGACCGCTTCACCAAACTCAACCCCCGCAAGATCATCCACTTGTGGGCCGAGAAGGAGATGCACAACCTCAGCAG GATGAAGGCGGCGGCCATCCCGTGCCCGGACGTGGTCCTGCTGAGGAAGCACATCCTGGTCATGTCCTTCGTCGGGCGAGACCACGTCCCCGCGCCCAAACTCAAGGACGTGGTGCTGAGCCGCGATGACATGAAGGAGGCCTTCCAACAGGTTTTGCAC ATGATGCAGACGCTGTACACCGAGTGTCGCTTGGTCCACGCCGACCTCAGCGAGTACAACATGTTGTGGCATCAACAAAAG GTGTGGTTGATCGACGTGAGCCAATCGGTGGAGCCGACTCACCCCCACGCCCTGGAGTTCCTCTTCCGGGACTGCAGGAACGTTTCCACG tTCTTCCAGAAGCGAGGAGTGAGCGAGGCCTTGAGCGTCTTCGAGCTTTTCAACGCCGTGTCGGGACTCGACATTCCCGTCGGTGCGGGAAACGAGGCGGAGTTCGTTGCCCAG atCGTGGCGTTGGAGAAGCGCAACGAGGACCACGTGCAGCGGCGAGGAAAGAAAGCGTTCGCCCTGGAGGCGGAGGACCCTCCGTTAGAGGCGGACGCCGACGACTAG
- the riok3 gene encoding serine/threonine-protein kinase RIO3 isoform X1, producing MDQSGVAAHTPKSPWGATTGTTAATCSLADVMSEQLARQLQEDDGNASSPSSSPSMLPSDDAADTTSDLMLAQMLQMQFDREFDDQLRREEKKFNGDSKVSISFENFRMVHPYEDSDSSEDEVDWQDTRDDPYRAAKPQTAPRRGFAGKGKNITTKHDAVACGRKNTARMDNFAPEVQVGDGLGMDLKLSNQVFNALKQHCASEQRRSARLHEKKEHSTAEQAVDPRTRLLMYKMVNAGVLDSINGCISTGKESAVFHANGGSLDERPVPDEVVLKVFKTTLNEFRNRDRYIKDDYRFVDRFTKLNPRKIIHLWAEKEMHNLSRMKAAAIPCPDVVLLRKHILVMSFVGRDHVPAPKLKDVVLSRDDMKEAFQQVLHMMQTLYTECRLVHADLSEYNMLWHQQKVWLIDVSQSVEPTHPHALEFLFRDCRNVSTFFQKRGVSEALSVFELFNAVSGLDIPVGAGNEAEFVAQIVALEKRNEDHVQRRGKKAFALEAEDPPLEADADD from the exons atggACCAAAGTGGAGTCGCTGCTCACACGCCCAAG AGCCCGTGGGGCGCCACGACGGGGACGACGGCGGCGACGTGCTCCCTGGCGGATGTGATGAGCGAGCAGCTGGCCAGGCAGCTGCAAGAAGACGACGGCAACGCTTCCAGCCCCAGCAG CTCGCCGTCTATGTTGCCCAGCGACGACGCGGCGGACACGACTAGCGACTTGATGCTGGCGCAGATGCTTCAGATGCAGTTTGACCGAGAGTTCGACGATCAGCTGCGTCGAGAGGAGAAGAAGTTCAACGGAGACAGTAAAG TGTCCATCTCCTTCGAGAACTTCCGCATGGTTCATCCTTACGAGGACAGCGACAGCTCCGAGGACGAGGTGGACTGGCAGGACACCAGAGACGACCCCTACAGGGCAG ccaagCCCCAGACTGCCCCCAGAAGAGGTTTCGCCGGGAAAGGCAAAAATATCACCACCAAGCACGACGCCGTCGCCTGTGGCAGGAAGAACACGGCGCGCATGGACAAC TTCGCCCCCGAGGTGCAGGTCGGCGACGGTCTGGGCATGGACCTCAAGCTGTCCAATCAGGTCTTCAACGCTCTCAAGCAGCACTGCGCCAGCGAGCAGCGGCGAAGCGCCCGGCTGCACGAAAAGAAGGAGCACTCCACCGCC GAGCAAGCGGTGGACCCCCGCACTCGTCTTCTGATGTACAAGATGGTCAACGCCGGCGTGCTGGACAGCATCAACGGCTGCATCAGCACCGGAAAGGAGTCGGCGGTCTTCCACGCCAACGGGGGAAG CCTGGACGAGCGGCCCGTCCCGGACGAGGTGGTCCTCAAGGTGTTCAAGACCACCCTCAACGAGTTCAGGAACCGGGACCGCTACATCAAGGACGACTACCGCTTCGTCGACCGCTTCACCAAACTCAACCCCCGCAAGATCATCCACTTGTGGGCCGAGAAGGAGATGCACAACCTCAGCAG GATGAAGGCGGCGGCCATCCCGTGCCCGGACGTGGTCCTGCTGAGGAAGCACATCCTGGTCATGTCCTTCGTCGGGCGAGACCACGTCCCCGCGCCCAAACTCAAGGACGTGGTGCTGAGCCGCGATGACATGAAGGAGGCCTTCCAACAGGTTTTGCAC ATGATGCAGACGCTGTACACCGAGTGTCGCTTGGTCCACGCCGACCTCAGCGAGTACAACATGTTGTGGCATCAACAAAAG GTGTGGTTGATCGACGTGAGCCAATCGGTGGAGCCGACTCACCCCCACGCCCTGGAGTTCCTCTTCCGGGACTGCAGGAACGTTTCCACG tTCTTCCAGAAGCGAGGAGTGAGCGAGGCCTTGAGCGTCTTCGAGCTTTTCAACGCCGTGTCGGGACTCGACATTCCCGTCGGTGCGGGAAACGAGGCGGAGTTCGTTGCCCAG atCGTGGCGTTGGAGAAGCGCAACGAGGACCACGTGCAGCGGCGAGGAAAGAAAGCGTTCGCCCTGGAGGCGGAGGACCCTCCGTTAGAGGCGGACGCCGACGACTAG
- the LOC133492614 gene encoding probable cationic amino acid transporter has product MSSRTDAWRRRLLRTKPAGATARGGEEPSGLAQALSALDLVSLGVGSCAGTGMYVVAGLVAKSVAGPGVVLSFVVAAAASVLSGVCYAELGVRVPKTTGSAYTYSYVTVGESVAFLIGWNLILEYLIGTAAGASALSAVLDSLADRGVGRYVAAHLGTLAGLGQGERTFPDPLAMLIVLLVTLVVALGARNSAGLNNVLNGINALVWVFVVTAGLFFLSAENWEDGRFLPYGWSGVTRGAATCFYAFIGFDIIATAGEEARNPAGAIPYAITASLLTCLCAYVSVSVILTLMVPYDLIDGSAPLVEMFAARGFLLGKYAAAAGSLAGLGASLLGSLFPMPRVIYAMAADGLLFRGLSAVSPRTRTPVAACVLSGFLASLVALLVSLRDLMEMMSIGTLLAYTLVSVCVLLLRYQPDGEAGDGPELHGNAAFCRSEKLSNVWSDSAHVAPPGSPILFPRGPIELDLCSVPSGDESQTDLASRPPRFPGVAAAAARPTTSSGRTATRCTLAFFALSFLLWSAVIFGVERGTGAAAVWGLAAALTAAAMAALLIAVARQPQSGRRLDYAAPCVPFVPAAAILVNTYLMLKLSALTWARFTVWCAVGLLIYVFYGVRHSSLEVDARQEEARASSYQRFDDPQEGDAGLYPESDFCYQNDAGLSEDDGGHFGYQRGGG; this is encoded by the exons atgtcgtCCCGGACGGACGCCTGGCGCCGGCGGCTTCTGCGCACCAAGCCCGCGGGGGCCACGGCGCGGGGGGGCGAGGAGCCGTCGGGTCTGGCCCAGGCGCTGAGCGCCCTGGACTTGGTGTCGCTGGGCGTGGGCAGCTGCGCGGGCACCGGCATGTACGTGGTCGCCGGGCTGGTGGCCAAGTCTGTGGCCGGGCCGGGCGTCGTCCTGTCGttcgtcgtcgccgccgccgcctccgttCTGTCGG GCGTCTGCTACGCGGAGCTCGGCGTGCGCGTTCCCAAGACGACGGGCTCGGCGTACACGTACAGCTACGTGACGGTGGGGGAGTCGGTGGCCTTCCTGATCGGCTGGAACCTGATCCTGGAGTACCTGATCGGGACGGCGGCGGGGGCGTCGGCCCTCAGCGCCGTCTTGGACTCGCTGGCCGACCGCGGCGTCGGCCGCTACGTCGCGGCGCACCTGGGCACGCTCGCGGGACTGG GCCAAGGCGAGCGCACGTTTCCCGACCCGCTGGCCATGCTGATCGTGCTGCTGGTCACGCTGGTGGTGGCGCTGGGCGCGCGCAACTCGGCGGGCCTCAACAACGTCCTGAACGGGATCAACGCGCTGGTCTGGGTCTTCGTCGTCACGGCCGGCCTTTTCTTCCTCTCCGCCGAGAACTGGGAGGACGGCCGCTTTCTGCCCTACGGCTGGTCGGGG GTGACGCGGGGCGCGGCCACCTGCTTCTACGCCTTCATCGGCTTCGACATCATCGCCACCGCGGGGGAGGAGGCGCGGAACCCCGCCGGCGCCATTCCCTACGCCATCACCGCCTCGCTGCTCACGTGTCTCTGCGCTTACGTGTCG GTGAGCGTCATCCTGACCCTGATGGTCCCCTACGACCTCATCGACGGCTCGGCGCCGCTCGTGGAAATGTTCGCTGCGCGCGGCTTCCTGTTGGGGAAgtacgcggcggcggcgggatcCCTCGCCGGCCTCGGCGCCTCGCTGCTGGGCTCGCTCTTCCCCATGCCGCGCGTCATCTACGCCATGGCGGCCGACGGGCTGCTCTTCAG GGGCCTGTCGGCCGTGTCGCCGCGGACGCGCACGCCGGTGGCGGCGTGCGTCCTTTCGGGCTTCCTGGCGTCGCTCGTGGCGCTGCTGGTGAGTCTGCGCGACCTGATGGAGATGATGTCCATCGGCACGCTGCTGGCGTACACGCTGGTCAGCGTGTGCGTGCTGCTGCTACGCTACCAGCCCGACGGCGAGGCGGGAGACGGCCCCGAGCTCCACGGTAACGCCGCGTTTTGCCGTTCAGAGAAACTGTCAAACGTTTGGAGCGACTCGGCCCACGTAGCGCCCCCGGGTTCTCCAATTCTCTTCCCTCGCGGTCCAATCGAACTTGATTTGTGTTCAGTTCCCTCCGGTGACGAGTCCCAAACGGACCTCGCGTCGCGGCCGCCTAGATTTCCGGGcgtcgcggcggcggcggctcggcCCACGACATCGAGCGGGCGCACGGCGACACGCTGCACGCTGGCTTTCTTCGCGCTGTCTTTCCTGCTGTGGAGCGCCGTCATCTTCGGCGTCGAGCGTGGAACGGGGGCCGCCGCCGTCTGGGGTCTCGCGGCGGCGCTGACGGCCGCCGCCATGGCCGCGCTTTTGATCGCGGTGGCGCGCCAGCCTCAGAGCGGACGGCGCTTGGACTACGCGGCGCCCTGCGTGCCCTTTGTCCCGGCGGCGGCCATCTTGGTCAACACCTACCTGATGCTCAAGTTGTCGGCGCTCACGTGGGCGCGTTTCACCGTCTGGTGCGCCGTCG GCCTGCTGATCTACGTTTTCTACGGCGTGCGGCACAGCTCGCTGGAGGTGGACGCTCGCCAGGAGGAAGCGCGCGCCAGCTCCTATCAACGCTTCGACGACCCCCAGGAGGGGGACGCCGGACTCTACCCGGAAAGCGACTTCTGTTACCAGAACGACGCGGGCCTGAGCGAGGACGACGGCGGACATTTTGGCTAccagagaggaggaggatga